The Prionailurus viverrinus isolate Anna chromosome X, UM_Priviv_1.0, whole genome shotgun sequence genome segment ACTGCTTTGAAATGCATTTTCGATGGGAGCGAAGAGAGGGCGGTATTGATAGAAACTTGCAGAACTTGATGTGTGCGTGGTAGCATAAATTGCACAGGGAAAGCCCCGCGTCAAAGGTAGTCATTGTTTCTGGAACGCCTCTCACCTTAGGGGCACGCGTCCTGCATGACTGCAGGGTACAGAAGCAGTGGGCACATTGATGACCGGTACCCAtgtcagggaaggagaaaaataattaacgCAGTAAAATCGTAGTGACCCAACAACAGTATCAACGCCACACGTGTGTTGCGAGTGTGCAACATTTCAGTGAAAtcagatgggggcggggggggggggtgggaaggggagggttAAGCCGACAGCTCTCCGGAAGATAGGTTTTGGGTCTGGTTCTTGAACGTGACGGGGCCATACGTGAGTATGACCTTTATAGGCagttattaattttcaaatacaaGGAGAGCTGAGGGTTTTACGAGTTCTTCAAGGGTTATTAAAAATCTGTAAACCGATTCTTAGAGTTTGAttggattttcttaaaaaaaatttttttttgtttatttctttacttcaagagagacagagacagcacgagtgggggaggggcagagaggggggggggagagaaaatccctcTCTCTGCGCtggcagcccggagcccgacgtggggttcaaagcCACGAAACCacaagatcgcgacctgagccgaaaccaacagtcataagcttaactgaccgaaccacccaggcgccccagttggattggatttttcattttttttttaaagagaaaaacgaGGTTTTGAGTAACTTTGTATATACAGTTTTAGGATCCGTAACAGCACAAGGTCGGCCAACCAGTAAATTAAGCtccaaaaaaaatcactgttctGGGATCCGCCTTTGATTGTGCGGCCGAGTTCAGTTACTTTTCGTGTCCTCCTCGGGTCCTCAGATCTTGAACTCTGTGTAGGGCCGCCGGCCGCCCCCTTTGCCCAGAACCTGCAAACGTATTCAATGTCCAAGCTGTCAGATAATCACCTTCACACTGTCTCACAGACCTCCATTTTAACTGGGGAACAAAAAAAGTAACGGCTGGCTGTGCTCTTCCCAGTTCTTGAGGCATCTAGCCTTTTAAGGAGGActgttttagcattttaaaactggaaggtACCTTAGAAGTCACGCGAGTCCATTTGCCTCATTGAGACATTGAGACTCCATGGGACAACCCTACTGATTGTTCCAATAACGACGTGATTCATCGAGCACCCACTCCATGCCGGTCCCTGTCTCTTGTGTGCATTCTTCCTCTTAATCTTATCAAGCACCCTGCAAAGAAggcctttctcttcccatttgacagatgaagaaattgaataccttgcccaagttcacatagCTGGTTGGGGGACAGCCGCGTCCAGAGTGCAGGTTTCCTCATACGgcactctctctgcttctttaccTCAAAGGAGGTAGTTAGTGATGAAACCTTGATTGTGTGTGTAGTCCTCATTCCCCAAGAAAAGCTCCCGGAGGTTTCGGGTGAGTGTGCAAATTCCTGACTGTCTCATTTTACCTTTATAAAGAGGGAGTCCGTGGATCTCGCATTAAAACTTTTGGATGAAGATGAAATTCGAGGCTACAAGCTACATGTCGAAGTGGCAACGTTTCAGCTGAAGGGGGAATATGATGcctcaaagaagaagaagaagtgcaAAGACTACAAGAAAAAGCTGTCTCTGCAGCAAaagtttgtggttttgttttcctttttgaaagatTTCTTGTAAATATCCGAGAGCACGTTTTTGGTAGAGCCGCCTAGTTTTCTTCCATCAAATACGCCTCTGAATTATTGCTTAATTAGATTGTCAGAGGGCTTCAGTGATCTGTGCGGTGGGATGATCTGGCCGTGTTTTTATCTTCTGGTGTGTTTATCCGTAATACGACCTGGGCTTGAGTGAGACTCTTTGGAAGAAGTTGAACATCGGATTAAATAAAGCAGTTGAGGTTGCTATATCAGagccagtagttcacttttggtGCGAATGGACATCAGCTACACTAGGAGGTAACGTGGTATGTGTAGGCTATGGGCTCGTCGACAGGCGTTGGAAATTAGAAACgatggctttttatttatttatttttatttttattttattttttttcaatgtttatttatttttgggacagagagagacagagcatgaacgggggaggggcagagagagagggagacacagaatcggaaacaggctccaggctccgaaccatcagcccagagcctgacgcggggctcgaactcccggaccgcgagatcgtgacctggctgaagtcggacgcttaaccgactacgccacccaggcgccccgacgatggctttttaaaaaaaaaattttttttaatgtttatttttgagagagacacacagagcagaggaggggcagagagagaaggagacacagaatccgaagcaggctccaggctccgagctgtcagcacagagcccgacacggggctcgaactcacgaaccgtgagatcgtgacctgagccaaagtcggacgctcaactgactgagccacccaggcgccccaggaaacaaTAGCTTTTATCACTATATTTACTGTGTGGTTGTCCGTGGTGTGTACGTGATGCCATCAAATTTCTACCACTCCAATTGGCTGGGTAGTATGCTTTTTGAAATCTGCTAGTTTTAAGAAGTTAGCCAAAACGATAAGTGCTTTGTTTTCTCAGAGTGAGTTCCGATAACACTTCTAACACTACGCTCAAACCAGCGGTAAAAGGATCAAGAAAGCATTTAGTTGTGATGTCCTATCGTTTTTACGGGAACAGGTGGACTAACTACCTACCAATTTTATAAAGACTGCCAATAAAATTTAAGGTTGTAACAGATTTTATGTTCACATATTTCAATGCATTTTGTTCTTCGCAATCATAAAACGGCTAAAAACCAATACGATTTGAACACGTTTCTTGCCCTCAGAGCATAGTCGTAAATACTGGATAGTTATAAATGCTAAATAGCCAGCACTTTTACAGGAGTCTCAATGGAATGTTTGTGACCAGACAGCAGTTCTGAAAAAAAGATACGTCCTGGGGATTTCAAGACCCTGGGTCCGTCTTTGACCCACCCgttatttttactttagagagtTCTCTGAATAGGACTGTTGTTGTGGAACCACATCTTTAACGTCCTTAAATACTCCGTAGAGGATTACTGTAACAAGTCCTCGTCTTCTCTCCCACAAGTATGAAACAAAATTGAGTTTCTCGTACGAAACAAAATTGAGTTTCTTGTTACTGCTTTGTTGCACCAGGCAGCTGGACTGGAGACCCGAGAGAACAGCTGGCCCGTCCCGAATGCGCCACGAACGAGTTGTCATCATCAAGAATATGTTCCATCCCATGGATTTTGAGGTAGGAGGCGGTATTCTCACTGACGGAGACGCTGGTTGTGCTGTTTGTCCCCAGGGGAACCCAGAGCTCCCCTCGCCCGTCTGTCTCGTGCCGCGCCCTCCGCGTCCACGCGGTCGGCAAGGTAGGAAGACGGAGCCAAGAGTCCCCCGCAGTGTTCGGATTTTCCCGTGGTTAGCCTAGGGCTCCCTTAGCTGTCTCCCAGGGGACGCCCACACTGCGGCTGCAGGTGGCAGCTCCCTGCTTACgggaaatcattaaaaatataatcacggttggggcgcctgggtggcgcagtcggttaagcgtccgacttcagccaggtcacgatctcgcggtccgtgagttcgagccccgcgtcgggctctgggctgatggctcagagcctggagcctgtttccgattctgtgtctccttctgtctctgcccctcccccgttcatgctctgtctctctctgtcccaaaaataaataaacgttgaaaaaaaaaattaaaaaaaaaaaaataataatcacggAAAGATTTCCGGGCGCTGCTCGTAGATTCTGAGCGCCGTCCGGCAAGTGCGGGCTGCTCGGGGTGGGGCGTCATTTCACACCCGGAAATGAGCACCTGCCTCGCTTTGGTACTGGAGGTCTGATCCTTCAAGAGACGTCAGGTTAAGGAAATGCAGCTCCTGGTGTTGACGTAGGGAAGGTTTGTTCTTCCAGACGCAACTCGGACAGAATTGTTCCGTGGCTATCAGGAGGACTTTGCAATACCTAACGCCCGTGTACAATTCTAAGAATCGCAAATAAACATAGCCTCGCCAACCGGGCCGCCTCGTGCTGCGTCCCGCCTCCTGTTCTCGTCGTCTCCTTGCGTAGACCCGTGGGCTAATTTGTGAAAGAACTTTTCTTCATTCCCTGCCTGGGTTCCGAAATTCATGATAACCAGTTACACATAAGGTAGAGAAAGGTGACAGGTAAAAAGGTAAGCAAACGGAAAGATAACAagctacagaagaagaaaaaaaacgtTCATAACGTAAAATTCCAGGTTTACAAATGATCCACTTGCAACCAAGGTCCTTCTGTGCATTTAAACAGAATGGCCCTTTCATTGTAGCCCCCTCCGAGAGGACCCCGGAATGGTCTGTTGAGCTCCAGCCCGGCCGATAGCGATGTGACGGGGTTCACTGTGCACCTGTGGGATCTGCGTATCTTTTGAGATCATTCGGGAGACACATGTGGGCAATACATAACGTTCGATGTCTCTTAGTAGAATTCTGGAGAAGCTTGAAATAGAGCAGAACTGCTTCAGGCTTGCAGTGATAATGGCGAATGCTTAAAAACCACACAGGTACACATGCACGCTCTTCGAAACACTCTGCCTAAAAAATActctttggtatcagggtgaacAATGTGAAGACTAAGATATTTAACGTAACTTCAGAGGGTCTCCCGTATGTTATTcaaagccttatttatttatttattggtttgttttttccaaagccttatttaaaaatgcatgtctggaggcacctggctggctcagtcagaagagcgtgtgactcttgagctCCGTGTGGTGGGTTtgaggccccacgttgggtgtagacattatggaaaaatagatagatagatagatagatagttagaggcacctgggcggctccgttggttaagtgtctgactcttaatttcagcctaggtcataacctcatggttcgtgagttcgagccccatatcaggctccgtgctgacagtgtggagcctgcttgggattctctgtctctctcctctctctgcccctcccctgctcacacacgctcgctcactctgtctctcaaaaaataaataaataaataaataaataaataaataaataaatgcctggCAAATTTGAATACTAGGAGATGACGAGTAAAAATCTCGATgcacggggagcctgggtggcgcagtcggttaagcgtccgacttcagccaggtcacgatctcgcggtccgtgagttcgagccccgcgtcgggctctgggctgatggctcagagcctggagcctgtttccgattctgtgtctccctctctctctgcccctcccctgttcatgctctgtctctctctgtccccaaaataaataaacgttgaaaaaaaattaaaaaaaaaaaatctcgatGCAGATGTAAGTTTCTCATTATGTAtaccagtgctgtccaatagaaatagaaTGTGAGCCACATGTGTGATTTAAATTTTTCTGGTAGCCACAGTTAAGATATAAcatgaggggcgcttgggtggctcagtcggttgagcgtcccgacttcagctcaggtcatgaactcgcagtttgtgagttcgagcctcgcatcgggctctgtgctgacagcttggagcctgcttcagattctgtgtctcctctctctgcccctcccctgctcacgctctgtgtctctctgtctctcaaaaataaataaatgttaaaaaaaagatataacatgAGATAGGGGAAATTAGTTTTAATGATgaatttatttaacccaatatatccaaaatatttttaatttcaacatgTTATGTAAAATATCAATGGGTTACATTGTGcggtttttttcttccccctttagTGGCAaatcttcaaaatctggtgtTCATTTCAGACTTGGAACACACCTCAGTTTgaactagccacattttaagtgctcggTAGCCACATGTGATTAGTGGCCACCGTCTTGGCCAGTGTAGGTTTAGATTGGAAATATGGTTTATTTCTtcctgggaaaacaaaacaccacccTGGGAAAAAGTTAGGAGAGTCGTGCAGAAGGTTTCAGTGCATCAGTCTGATTTTTTAGTCTCCAGCCCATTGCCTGCCAAGCGTgtcttttgaaaatttccattttcAGCTCTGTTAAAGAGTTTTCCTACGGGAGGGAACTGTTCTCTTTAAGCTTCAGGATACTACACAGCGGTGaggatatattcatttttcaagCTGGTATAAATGAAAAGGGAGATACAGGAAGATTTTGGCTCAAATTTGATATCCTCGTAGGAAAGGCCCGAGACTTTGCTAcggaaataaagaaaaggatgctactcccccccccaccccgcccctacCCCCAACAGTGGAATCCCGcctaaatgtattaaatattttgaaccagtttttgtatgtttttactaGAATCCTGATTTCCCTTGGTCAGTAAAGTAGAGGCATTGGTCCAGCCGTCTTAAAACTGGGCCGGCCTGAGGTGGCATTTGACTTGTTAGAATTTTGTAGACCTTAGACAAGAATAGCTAATTTTACGCAAAAcctctttttgtttgtctgtctgttggCTGGTCAGAGCGAGAAATTCGATTCTCAGGATGTGTACTTACAGAAGGGGGCAAGCCCGTTTTAATCGCGTGTGTTTCTTGCAGGACGATCCACTGGTGCTGAACGAGATCAGAGAAGACCTTCGAGTGGAGTGCGCAAAGTTCGGACAAATTAGGAAGCTCCTTCTCTTTGATGTAAGTCCTTTCGGTTTAGTAAGTTATTCCCAGAGGTCAGCGGGCCCCAAATCTTAGACTCGTGGCTGCCATCTAGTGGTGGTCATCTGTTAGCAATAATTAGATGAGCTTGGATTGCAAGGCAGGGCTTCACTGGATGGTCAGATACTGTCAGATGAAAAGAAAGCACGGGAAAGATGTGTGAGACCTGGTGGTTTCCTGTTTGCCCGCATTTCCGCCTCTTTGTGAATTATTCTCCTCCATATTTGAAGAGCAATCCAGCAAAATATTTTTCGGTGTGTTCCCCTTGTTACCCGTTTCTTACGTCCAAGAGCGACACAGAATAATGAAAAGAGTCACCATTTATCGATTGCACACGAGTTACGTTACATGTTCCCTCGCCTAATCCCTCATGATCCTTTGAGGTAGATGGGTGATAGGTGCTAGATCGAGcaccttgctcaaggtcactcagctgcTAAGTGGCAGAGCCCCACTGGGGCTATTTGACTTGAGAGTCGACACTCGTTAACAGCTCTGCCATCTTGCCTCTCTTTAGACAGGGTTGTCAGTAGAAATATTTCCAAGGACATCCTGCTTGGAATCCTAATTAACAAGATTAAGCTAAAGCAGCCGCTAGCTTCAGGTCACTGGGCTGGGGTCCAAAGGAAGAAAGGCTTCATACAGAAAACGCTTAAGCTCGGGTTATCAGAACACCACCACTACACGCCTGTCTTGTCAAACGTGTGCGTTTTATTTTTAATCGTCTCATTCCTTCTCTTGTCTTTCTAGAGACACCCAGATGGTGTGGCCTCCGTGTCCTTCAGAGATCCAGAGGAAGCTGATTATTGTATTCAGACTCTCGATGGCAGGTGGTTTGGCGGCCGTCAAATCACTGCACAAGCGTGGGATGGGACTACAGATTATCAGGTAAAGTCCGTAACCGTCAAGGGCACAGCAGTTGTTTCCTTACCAACAAATACTGGGCTGGTGGTCCTTTGGGTTCCGTTTAATCGGTTTAATGTAACAGTACTTCTTCTAAATAATACTTTGCATTCAGAGCCTCGAAAGAAAAACGTTTTAGTCTTTCAGTTTAGAAGCCTAAAGATTGGAGGCGTGCTCAGAATAGTGATAAGTGAAGTACAGGCAGAGTTCAAATATTACCGGTTTCGTTGGTGAGTACTGTGTGGAGTACTCATCTCTGGAGTACTGTGTGTGGTGTTGGGCATTTATCCAAGCGATGTTAAAATCCACTCTAGCTAATCAAGATGTTAAAGTTTTGCAAACCGGAGATAGAGGAATGCTCTCATTTCCTAAGAAGAGACGCCTTATAAAATCAGGTACTTGGGTCACTATCAGAAGCATGCAGAGAGATCGTCACTTCTTTTTGCCTAAAACTTATTTTGACGGCAGTTCCCATGTCTCCGCAGGTGGAAGAGACcacaagagaaagggaggaaaggctgAGAGGATGGGAGGCTTTCCTCAATGCTCCCGAGGCCAACCGAGGCCTTCGGCGTTCAAATTCCATCTGTGCTTCGGAAAGGGCAGGGCCTTCCAGAGTAAGGCATTTTTCAGAGCACCCTAGCACGTCTAAGATGAATGCGCAAGAGGCCACCACTGAAATGGCATTTGAAGAGCCTCTAGAtgaaaagaagtttgaaaaaacCGAAGATGGGGGAGAATTTGAAGGAGATGCTTCTGAGAAAGGTGCCGAAGAAAGTGGCCCCGAAAAAGAGGCCGAAGGCTGCCCCCagaaagaatctgaaggaagctGCCTCAAAACAGGGTCTGAGGAAGGCTGTCCCAAGAGAGAGCGTGAGGAAGACTACCCCGAAAGAGAGTCTGGAGAAGGCAGTCCTGAAAAGGAGTTTGAAGAGGGTAGTCCCAAGACAGAGTCTAAAGAGAATGGCCCCGAACCGGAATCCAAAAAGAAGAGGCTCAAAAATGATTACGAAGAGAATGGCCTTGAAAAGGAGTCCAATCAAGATGGCCCCAgcaaggagggtgaggaggaggagagcctCCAAAAGGAGTCTGAAGAAGACGACTCCGAAAGGGAATCCGAAGAAGACTGCTCTGAAAAGCAGTTTGAAGATGGCTCCgaaaaagaatttgaagagaATGGCCTCGAGAAGGATTTCGAAGAGGATGGCTCTGACAAGGAATTTGGTGAAAACATTCTCGACAGGGAGTTCGAAGACAATGACTCTGACAAATCGGAATTTGGAGATAGCAGCTCTGAAAGAGTGTTCGACGAGGAAGTCTCTGAGAGAGAGTTTGACGAAGAGTCCgatgaaaaggaagaaggggaagacaCCTATGAGAAGGTCTTTGACGACGAGTCCGACGAAAAAGAGGACGAGGAATATGCCGACGAAAAGGGCCTCGAAGACGCCGACGAGAAGATGTTTGAAGATTCAGACGACAAAGAAGACGAGGAGGGCGTAGAGGTAAAGGAAGACGAAGACGTGGATGAAAAGATGTTCGAAGAGGATGATTCCAACGGGAAACTCTTTGAAGATGAAGATTCCAACGAGAAGCTGTTCGACGATTCTGACgagagagggacagtgagggGCTCGGGGAACGCAAAGGAGGAGGGGCCCCTGTCCACAGGCAGCAGCTTTGTCCTCAGTAGCGACGACGACGTCGAAGACGACATTTAATCCTTTACACTTGCTTTGTAGGGAGCTTCCCCTGGCTCCATTCTGCCTGTGCTCCAGGGCAGTTGCTAGTAGTGTTACATGCACACGTGCCTCGTGGTAGGATGCCATCAGAGTAATGCAGTGACGTTTTCATCGTACCTGTACTCAATGATTCTAAATCTGTGTTCATTGGCCGTTGAGTTAAAACTTCATAATATGATGCAAGTAAGCTGGGTACTTTGTCCTTTGTCTGATTTGTTAATTGCATGcacaataatgttttttaaactatTCTGATTGAAGTTTGtgatactcaaaaataaaaataagttgtgaATATGCTGAAACTGATAAGAGGACTCGGCGTTACATTGCATTTGAAATTCTCGCTATTGCTTAATTCTTACTAAAGTGTGGTTTTTGTGAGGATTTGAAAGAGCCCGTAGGAGTCGTCTTGCTTCCCCGCTTACGCTAGAACTTAcgtccccacttcccctccctaAACCAGAACATGTTACTAAACTTATAAAGCAGATAACACTCTGGAGTTTTTCCCTGCCCGGTCCTGGCAAGTTACTTTgataattgttttcctttttcacccTCTTCCCCCGGAAATTGACTCGTAGATGTGCAAAAATGAACTTCCTGAGGCCCACAGCTTCCATTCATTGGAAATACGGAGGAGGTTAGAAATCTGTGTGCTGTTGGGGCCCCTTTAGAAGCTGATTAGAGTTATGAGACCTTTCCCCAGAAAAATGTATGCACACACTGCACGGCTTTTTTTTGTATACACTTTTCGGAGGTTTATGGATCCCCTGGAGTTGAAGACCTACTTTTGTCATGCATACTTCGGCTTTTGTTCAGTTGTGTAGCCCCAATAAAAATTGGAGTCTTTCTTCATTGTGCTTTCCAGATTCAGTATTGGTGAATTGACTTCTGATGTAGTATTAAGAAGTTACTCTCGTGAATTAGAAGCATTAAAATAAACTGCCTTGGTGCTTTTTCATTATACCGTCTGTAAGTGTAATCATTACCCtcttgagaccaaaaaaaaaaaaaaagttctgtttcaAGCCAAAGCTGAGAATTTTGTAGTTGATGTCTGggattgctttcttttcttttttttttttttttttttaatgtctgggaTTTCTTAAATCTCAGGATTTTCACCAGGGATAAGTCAGTAAAAGAGCTCAAGaaatttactggggcgcctggggagcccagtcggttgggctttggactcttgatttcgcctcaggtcatgatcttgtggctcacaGGATCAAGTCCttcctcgggctctgtgctgacactggagcctgcttgggattctctccctccctctctctgcccctccccccactcgtgctcgctggccctctcaaaataaataaatacaaattagcaacatttaaaaataaaagtaacttaacAACAAGAGCTAAAGAAACACGTCTAGAAAAGTTGCAAGCCATAATAGTGTTTCCTTTAAAGGTAAGCCAGAAGCATTTAACACTATATTTACCGGTTTCCTGAACGACAGGTCACGTTTATCTTCCATACACAATGGTTGGAACGCGGAACCACAACACAGACCAGCTCCAAGGCCATTAGAAGGGGACCATTTTCTTTCTGACTTGTTTCCCCTGCTCATTAATTTGGCCGATAACAAATATGCTCATTTTATTTGAACACCCTGGAAGCAAAAGTCACAAAGTCTAATAGCTgtaaaatgcaaaagcaaaagtcTAATAGCTGTAAAATGGTAAGTCATTTGCGAGATGGTGTCGGCAAACATGAAAAAGCATGAAGCATATACGCACAGTCGCCAGTTCACTAAGTAGTCGGACCAAGACGATGGAGTTGATTGTGAGGCAACAACATGTCCTggtagcaaaagaaaagaacaatataGGGGTGGGTTTTAAGCACAGTAGTGCTCCACGATCACCTGGCAACGTCTAAGCTTAATGTTCCTTCGGACTGCATAGCTTACGTGAATCTCAAGTAGTGTACTTAACCCTGAATGTGTGAACCAGAAGTGGCTTCGGGGATGCCTTCAAGTCTCTAATAATAAACTTGAAACTCCATGTTAGAAGATAAAGGTACTAGGGGTCTTGGCAATATTCACAAGATACTTGAAATTCTTAACTGCTTTCTGCAAAAGAAACCTGATAAGGGCAAAATCGGAGTAATATGTTCCAGAGGTCTCTTGTTTTCCTCCTCCATTCATGATAACTGTGGGCTCTTCCTGAAGCCCCGAGCGGCCAAATCTGGTCGATTTAGAAGCCACTGCCTCTTCCTTTTAAGAAGGGAATCTATTTTTCTGGTATGAATTATTTGGGAATTCTGAGGCTTGGAGAAGAGGTAGGAGTTAGCTGATTTTCTGAATATGACTTTCCCGATGTGAATCATATTTTTTCTTGGAAAGTAAACTATAAACTTTTCAGTGTAATGCTGAGAAGTGCTCTTAATTGATTTGAGCAAAGCCATGGCTTGGAGAACAGGAAAAGGCTTATAAATGTCCCCTTGTAAGGATTTGTCAGTATCCTTAGAGATGGTTTTTTCCTTATTGAGTCTCCGATACAAACCACGTGCCTTTTTAAAAGACAGtcacaccggggcgcctgggtggcgcagtcggttgagcgtccgacttcagccaggtcacgatctcacggtccgtgagttcgagccccgcgtcgggctctgggctgatggctcggagcctggagcctgtttccgattctgtgtctccctctctctctgcccctcccctgttcatgctctgtctctctctgtcccaaaaataaataaaaacgttcaaaaaaataaataaaagacagtcACATCATTTAAAATCCGACCGATGATTTTTGCCTCTACCCACACCTCATTTACATGTGTGGCTAATTCATACCCAAATAAAATACTAAcctgacataaaaaaaaacccaaaacatgtTACAATTAGTCTTTTCTAAAATCACAAGTGGTCACTGCAAATAAATAGGCTAAATTCTTAAACACCAGGTGTCCTAGGGATCAattgctggagaaaaaaaaaaaaaaaaaccttcatggTC includes the following:
- the HTATSF1 gene encoding HIV Tat-specific factor 1 isoform X1, producing the protein MSGNNLDGNDEFDEQLRMQELYGDAKDADTQKEPDGQPDSFGQQPADTPYEWDLDKKAWFPKITEDFIATYQANYGFSNDGASSSTANAQEATARTAEEPPQRKTPEPSDPKKRGEKRKAESGWFHVEEDRNTNVYVSGLPPDITVDEFIQLMSKFGIIMRDPQTEEFKVKLYKDNQGNLKGDGLCCYLKRESVDLALKLLDEDEIRGYKLHVEVATFQLKGEYDASKKKKKCKDYKKKLSLQQKQLDWRPERTAGPSRMRHERVVIIKNMFHPMDFEDDPLVLNEIREDLRVECAKFGQIRKLLLFDRHPDGVASVSFRDPEEADYCIQTLDGRWFGGRQITAQAWDGTTDYQVEETTREREERLRGWEAFLNAPEANRGLRRSNSICASERAGPSRVRHFSEHPSTSKMNAQEATTEMAFEEPLDEKKFEKTEDGGEFEGDASEKGAEESGPEKEAEGCPQKESEGSCLKTGSEEGCPKREREEDYPERESGEGSPEKEFEEGSPKTESKENGPEPESKKKRLKNDYEENGLEKESNQDGPSKEGEEEESLQKESEEDDSERESEEDCSEKQFEDGSEKEFEENGLEKDFEEDGSDKEFGENILDREFEDNDSDKSEFGDSSSERVFDEEVSEREFDEESDEKEEGEDTYEKVFDDESDEKEDEEYADEKGLEDADEKMFEDSDDKEDEEGVEVKEDEDVDEKMFEEDDSNGKLFEDEDSNEKLFDDSDERGTVRGSGNAKEEGPLSTGSSFVLSSDDDVEDDI
- the HTATSF1 gene encoding HIV Tat-specific factor 1 isoform X2, translated to MSGNNLDGNDEFDEQLRMQELYGDAKDADTQKEPDGQPDSFGQQPADTPYEWDLDKKAWFPKITEDFIATYQANYGFSNDGASSSTANAQEATARTAEEPPQRKTPEPSDPKKRGEKRKAESGLPPDITVDEFIQLMSKFGIIMRDPQTEEFKVKLYKDNQGNLKGDGLCCYLKRESVDLALKLLDEDEIRGYKLHVEVATFQLKGEYDASKKKKKCKDYKKKLSLQQKQLDWRPERTAGPSRMRHERVVIIKNMFHPMDFEDDPLVLNEIREDLRVECAKFGQIRKLLLFDRHPDGVASVSFRDPEEADYCIQTLDGRWFGGRQITAQAWDGTTDYQVEETTREREERLRGWEAFLNAPEANRGLRRSNSICASERAGPSRVRHFSEHPSTSKMNAQEATTEMAFEEPLDEKKFEKTEDGGEFEGDASEKGAEESGPEKEAEGCPQKESEGSCLKTGSEEGCPKREREEDYPERESGEGSPEKEFEEGSPKTESKENGPEPESKKKRLKNDYEENGLEKESNQDGPSKEGEEEESLQKESEEDDSERESEEDCSEKQFEDGSEKEFEENGLEKDFEEDGSDKEFGENILDREFEDNDSDKSEFGDSSSERVFDEEVSEREFDEESDEKEEGEDTYEKVFDDESDEKEDEEYADEKGLEDADEKMFEDSDDKEDEEGVEVKEDEDVDEKMFEEDDSNGKLFEDEDSNEKLFDDSDERGTVRGSGNAKEEGPLSTGSSFVLSSDDDVEDDI